Proteins from one Coregonus clupeaformis isolate EN_2021a chromosome 29, ASM2061545v1, whole genome shotgun sequence genomic window:
- the LOC121535961 gene encoding motile sperm domain-containing protein 2, producing the protein MMVYFLSDSASGTHPNQLVLISCLSSMTDAKSALSEQDIQKKIEETRHIFRIEYAQDSADKYDSRDVDRLWKDDVLVDGYLEWRHYVVEDTLKMIDESLQWRKEFKLNDINESSVQKSLFESGMHYLHGYDKEGNKLFWFRVKLHMKHVKMLTEKKRYVAFWLESYARREPGVPLTVIFDMSEAGLSCVDMDFIKYIINCFQVYYPRLLSKMLMYEMPWIMNAAWKIVKNMLSQDAIDKLKFVSKSDIQNYVDGEHLPSYMGGTDPFKFSYPPLPDDVFQNPISETGQEDDTESKDDDLEAKDTLEPSSPSLRTRNVYFAEDGDNDAAIRWKGSRRSTVTFKGTLLYISPAEELCFGPRESEKRCLIMLNNVTKNQVAFKVRTTAPEKYRVKPSSSSCGAGTSMEITVYLHGGSLCSPQDRFLIMAAEMEPSSGGGSTDLAQFWKDVPKAKIMEHRLRCRMLEGMKSALSPVTDRSYKMETNGYQDMHTKLVQLMASSSRLEQKMDRCLRWQKLLTVLVTALTALGFSALYIQYTGEWPFFNFPTVEEEDRRTSHSGVRMNVDF; encoded by the exons ATGATGGTGTACTTCCTCTCAGACAGCGCATCAGGCACACATCCCAACCAACTGGTTTTGATTTCTTGTCTTTCGAGCATGACGGACGCAAAATCAGCTTTATCAGAGCAG GACATTCAAAAGAAAATAGAGGAAACAAGACACATATTCCGGATCGAATATGCACAAG ACTCAGCAGACAAGTATGACTCAAGGGACGTGGACAGGTTATGGAAGGACGATGTTTTGGTTGACGGTTATCTAGAATGGCGACACTATGTGGTGGAGGACACCTTGAAGATGATCGACGAGAGTCTTCAGTGGAGAAAAGAATTCAAACTGAATG ACATCAATGAAAGCTCTGTTCAAAAGTCTCTTTTTGAGTCAGGCATGCATTATCTCCATGGCTACGATAAAGAGGGCAACAAACTGT TCTGGTTCAGGGTTAAGCTGCACATGAAGCATGTGAAGATGTTGACAGAGAAGAAGAGGTACGTGGCCTTCTGGTTGGAGAGCTACGCCCGGCGGGAACCAGGGGTTCCCCTCACCGTGATCTTTGACATGTCCGAAGCAGGTCTAAGCTGCGTT GACATGGATTTTATCAAATATATAATAAATTGCTTCCAAGTGTATTACCCTAGATTGCTCT CCAAAATGCTCATGTACGAGATGCCATGGATCATGAATG CGGCATGGAAGATAGTGAAGAACATGCTCAGTCAAGACGCCATCGACAAGCTGAAGTTTGTGTCCAAGAGTGACATCCAGAACTACGTTGATGGAGAGCACCTCCCGTCCTACATGGGAGGAACT GATCCATTCAAATTCAGTTACCCGCCTTTGCCTGATGATGTCTTCCAGAACCCCATATCAGAGACTGGACAAGAGGATGACACTGAGTCAAAGGATGATGACCTGGAGGCCAAGGACACCCTGGAGCCGAGCTCTCCTTCACTCAGAACCAGAAAT GTATACTTTGCAGAGGATGGGGACAATGATGCAGCCATCAGATGGAAAGGATCCCGTAGGTCAACCGTCACTTTTAAAGGCACCTTACTCTATATCAG TCCTGCTGAGGAGTTGTGCTTTGGCcccagagagagtgagaagagatgTCTGATCATGCTCAATAATGTCACCAAAAACCAAGTGGCCTTCAAG GTGCGGACCACAGCCCCAGAGAAGTACAGGGTGAAGCCCAGCAGTAGCAGCTGTGGGGCGGGCACGAGTATGGAAATCACTGTGTACCTGCATGGAG GTTCCCTGTGCTCTCCTCAGGACCGCTTCTTAATCATGGCTGCTGAGATGGAGCCAAGTAGTGGTGGGGGGAGCACAGACCTCGCCCAGTTCTGGAAGGACGTCCCAAAGGCTAAAATAATGGAGCACAG GCTGCGATGTCGCATGCTGGAGGGCATGAAGTCGGCACTCAGCCCTGTGACTGACAGGTCTTACAAAATGGAGACCAATGGCTACCAAGACATGCACACCAAG CTTGTTCAGTTGATGGCCAGCAGCTCCAGGCTCGAACAGAAGATGGACCGCTGCCTGCGGTGGCAGAAGCTCTTGACTGTACTGGTGACTGCGCTGACGGCCTTAGGCTTCTCTGCCCTCTACATACAGTACACTGGGGAGTGGCCATTTTTTAACTTTCCCACAGTGGAGGAAGAAGACAGAAGGACCAGTCACAGTGGAGTCAGGATGAACGTGGATTTCTGA